In Cloacibacterium caeni, a single window of DNA contains:
- a CDS encoding DUF3127 domain-containing protein, which yields MELQGTVKKIFDTQTFASGFQKREMVLLTQEQYPQPISIEFLSDKINLLDNVSEGETVKLGINIRGREWTNPQGEVKYFNSITAWRLEKVADNGAQPTYAAPSATATPATTNENPFADEGDDDLPF from the coding sequence ATGGAATTACAAGGAACGGTTAAGAAAATATTTGATACCCAGACTTTTGCAAGTGGTTTTCAAAAAAGAGAAATGGTTTTATTGACTCAGGAACAATATCCTCAGCCTATTTCAATAGAATTTTTATCAGATAAAATTAATTTATTAGATAATGTTTCTGAAGGCGAAACTGTAAAATTAGGAATCAATATTAGAGGTAGAGAGTGGACTAACCCACAAGGTGAAGTAAAATATTTCAACTCTATTACGGCTTGGAGATTAGAAAAAGTAGCAGATAACGGTGCACAACCTACTTATGCTGCTCCATCTGCAACGGCTACTCCAGCTACAACAAACGAAAATCCTTTCGCAGACGAAGGTGATGACGATTTACCTTTCTAA
- the aat gene encoding leucyl/phenylalanyl-tRNA--protein transferase, giving the protein MFLLDSEEIAFPDPALYDFDGGLLAMGGDLSPERIWFAYQNGIFPWFNPEDDILWWCPDPRFVLFPEDLKISKSMKKILREGKFTFTENKCFEEVMKNCQAAERKGQDGTWITDEMIKAYSNLHRFGKAKSIEVWENDELVGGLYGVDLGHVFCGESMFAKVSNASKAGFIYFVEKYKNQYELIDCQVHTEHLASLGAKEIPKREFLKILKQNFSDENVK; this is encoded by the coding sequence ATGTTTCTACTAGATTCCGAAGAAATTGCTTTTCCAGACCCTGCTTTGTATGATTTTGACGGAGGATTATTGGCAATGGGCGGAGATTTATCTCCAGAAAGAATCTGGTTTGCTTATCAGAACGGGATTTTTCCGTGGTTTAATCCTGAAGATGATATTTTGTGGTGGTGTCCCGATCCTAGATTCGTATTATTTCCAGAAGATTTGAAAATTTCTAAATCCATGAAGAAAATTCTGCGAGAAGGAAAATTTACTTTTACCGAAAACAAATGTTTCGAAGAAGTGATGAAAAACTGCCAAGCCGCAGAAAGAAAAGGACAAGACGGAACATGGATTACCGATGAAATGATAAAAGCTTATAGCAATCTGCATCGTTTTGGGAAAGCCAAAAGCATAGAAGTTTGGGAAAATGATGAATTGGTGGGAGGTTTATATGGAGTAGATTTAGGTCATGTCTTCTGTGGAGAAAGTATGTTTGCCAAAGTGAGCAATGCAAGTAAAGCGGGTTTTATTTATTTTGTAGAAAAATACAAAAATCAGTATGAGCTGATTGATTGCCAAGTTCACACAGAACATTTAGCTTCTTTAGGTGCTAAAGAAATTCCTAAAAGGGAGTTTCTAAAAATTTTAAAACAAAATTTCTCAGACGAGAACGTAAAATGA
- a CDS encoding DMT family transporter produces the protein MNPEKEKWILLILLSLIWGSSFILIKKSLEHFNPYQVGALRVLISGVLLSPIALLNIKKFPKSHLKWLIIAALCGNFIPMFLFPIAETKVSSSIAGIINSTMPLFVIIVGAAFWKTKTTPRQILGIVISFFGVILLMNSGHDNNTELLFYIGLLLFAAFLYAVSVTTVGAKLTHIPAKLLSSFVFFYVLFLPSLLALYFSNFFHEFSFTRENMIGLGFVATLSIFGTGLAMMLQYRLMSVSNPLFASTVTLLMPIVAVAWGIIDGESFTFLQGIGGAIILGGLIFLRKKKS, from the coding sequence ATGAACCCTGAAAAAGAAAAATGGATTTTATTAATATTGCTCTCTTTGATTTGGGGCTCTTCTTTTATTTTGATAAAAAAATCGCTGGAACACTTTAATCCATATCAAGTAGGAGCGCTTAGAGTTCTTATTTCTGGGGTTTTACTCTCGCCGATTGCTTTATTGAACATCAAAAAATTTCCTAAATCACATCTAAAATGGCTCATTATTGCAGCACTTTGTGGAAATTTTATTCCTATGTTCTTATTTCCTATTGCGGAAACCAAAGTCAGCAGCAGTATTGCAGGAATTATCAATTCTACGATGCCGCTTTTTGTGATTATCGTAGGTGCAGCATTTTGGAAAACCAAAACCACTCCTCGACAAATTTTGGGAATTGTCATCAGTTTTTTTGGAGTGATTTTATTGATGAATTCGGGACATGATAATAATACAGAACTCTTATTTTACATAGGATTATTGCTTTTTGCTGCTTTCTTGTACGCTGTAAGCGTGACTACAGTTGGCGCAAAACTCACGCATATTCCCGCGAAACTCTTGTCCTCATTTGTCTTTTTCTACGTCTTGTTTTTACCGTCTTTATTGGCTTTATATTTCTCAAATTTCTTCCACGAGTTTTCTTTTACAAGAGAAAACATGATAGGATTAGGATTTGTAGCGACTTTATCCATCTTCGGAACTGGATTGGCTATGATGTTACAATATCGATTAATGAGTGTTTCTAATCCGCTATTTGCGTCTACCGTAACTTTATTAATGCCAATTGTAGCGGTAGCTTGGGGAATAATAGACGGAGAAAGTTTTACTTTTTTACAAGGAATAGGCGGTGCAATTATTCTGGGAGGATTAATTTTTCTAAGAAAGAAAAAAAGCTAG
- a CDS encoding CBS domain-containing protein, translating into MLISEYISKDFPAFEVDSSAEEALEIASEFGFTHVFVQKNNLFLGGICKEFLEENPDKNLEELLIHIERFAILEGGTVLDTVKLFYTFNANIIPIINKNEEYLGYIAYDDVFNELSKYPLFSENGAVLTVETNLKSFSMTEIAKIVESNNSKFYGAFISHVNDDVIQVTMKINHDNLSSIDETFDRFGYHVVHKFYNDEKEELIKDRYQYFQKYLEF; encoded by the coding sequence ATGTTAATTTCTGAATACATATCCAAAGATTTTCCCGCTTTTGAAGTTGATTCATCTGCAGAAGAAGCATTAGAAATAGCCTCAGAATTTGGTTTCACCCATGTTTTTGTGCAAAAAAACAATCTTTTTTTGGGAGGAATCTGCAAAGAATTTTTGGAAGAAAATCCAGATAAAAATTTAGAAGAACTCCTTATTCACATCGAACGTTTTGCCATTTTAGAAGGCGGAACCGTATTAGATACTGTAAAATTATTCTATACTTTTAATGCTAATATTATTCCTATTATCAATAAAAATGAAGAATATCTAGGATACATTGCTTACGATGATGTTTTTAATGAACTGTCGAAATATCCTTTATTTTCTGAAAACGGAGCGGTTTTAACGGTAGAAACCAACTTAAAATCGTTTTCGATGACCGAAATTGCCAAAATTGTAGAAAGCAACAATTCTAAATTTTACGGAGCGTTCATCAGTCATGTAAATGATGATGTAATACAAGTTACCATGAAAATTAATCATGATAATTTAAGCTCCATAGACGAAACCTTCGACCGATTTGGTTATCACGTAGTTCATAAATTTTATAACGACGAAAAAGAAGAACTCATCAAAGACCGATATCAATATTTTCAAAAATATTTAGAATTTTAA
- a CDS encoding NAD kinase translates to MKAAIYSQKKDLDTFLYLSKFISELNKRGVKAIIYEQLFKDLEFSKEFSTFSNYEDVKQEKIDFFFSFGGDGTILNALNFIKELEIPIIGVNTGRLGFLASFSKEEIFSHIDEIITKEMNLSKRSVLHVTSSGTPIDFPYALNDLSVSRNETTSMITIETHINEQFLTYYWGDGLIISTPTGSTAYSLSCGGPIISPGNGILSLTPIAPHNLNVRPIVLRDDIEITLKVESRVPQYSLSLDSRLYHMKNDDVITVKKADFQLILMHPKDLSFFKTLRQKLLWGKDKRN, encoded by the coding sequence TTGAAAGCTGCCATTTATTCACAGAAAAAAGACTTAGATACATTTTTATACTTAAGTAAGTTTATATCAGAACTTAACAAAAGAGGTGTAAAAGCTATTATATATGAACAGCTCTTCAAAGATTTAGAATTTTCTAAAGAATTCTCCACTTTTTCTAACTACGAAGATGTAAAACAAGAAAAAATAGATTTTTTCTTCAGTTTTGGTGGAGACGGAACCATTCTAAATGCCTTAAATTTTATCAAAGAATTAGAAATTCCTATCATCGGTGTAAACACGGGTAGATTAGGGTTTTTGGCAAGTTTTTCTAAAGAAGAAATCTTCAGTCACATAGACGAAATCATCACCAAAGAAATGAATTTGAGCAAAAGAAGCGTTTTGCACGTTACTTCTTCTGGTACTCCTATTGATTTCCCTTATGCACTAAATGATTTGAGCGTTTCTAGAAACGAAACCACTTCTATGATTACCATAGAAACGCACATTAATGAGCAATTTCTTACGTATTATTGGGGAGATGGTTTAATTATTTCTACACCTACTGGTTCTACAGCGTACTCACTGAGTTGTGGTGGCCCTATTATTTCACCAGGAAACGGAATTCTTTCGCTTACGCCAATTGCGCCTCACAACCTTAACGTGAGACCAATTGTTTTAAGAGACGATATAGAAATTACCTTAAAAGTTGAAAGCAGAGTGCCACAATATTCTCTTTCTCTAGATTCTAGACTCTATCACATGAAAAATGATGATGTGATTACGGTAAAAAAAGCCGACTTCCAACTGATCTTAATGCACCCAAAAGACTTGAGCTTTTTCAAAACTTTAAGGCAGAAATTGCTGTGGGGCAAAGACAAAAGAAATTAG